Proteins from a genomic interval of Harpia harpyja isolate bHarHar1 chromosome 9, bHarHar1 primary haplotype, whole genome shotgun sequence:
- the SETD6 gene encoding N-lysine methyltransferase SETD6 isoform X1, whose translation MASAPKRPKAAAGSSGRGHGSADPLSAFLAWCGRAGVELNPKVRLSREGAVAGYGMLAAEELEAGEVLVSVPRSALLSQHTSRIRTLLQDAQESLQSQSGWVPLLLALLHEYTASNSHWQPYFSLWQDFRSLDHPMFWPVEERTRLLQGTGIPEAVDKDLANIHLEYSSIILPFMESHPNIFDPKLHTLELYKQLVAFVMAYSFQEPLEEEDEDEKGPNPPMMVPVADILNHMANHNANLEYAPQCLRMVTTQPISKGQEIFNTYGQMANWQLLHMYGFAEPYPGNTNDTADIQMVTVRKAALQRAKSEAQQQLVSEQWDFLCQLEMVGEEGAFVLGWDEVLTEEELSMTLKVLCMSEEEFKEYKEQDSWEDDSEEEENSTLSNEALSKLKTPCKKLLYNSVLLTLESYGSDLKAEQDLLNNKEAYEKLSRREQQALHVRYGQKRILHQLLELVR comes from the exons ATGGCGTCGGCGCCCAAGAGGCCCAAG GCAGCGGCCGGGAGCAGCGGCCGGGGACACGGCAGCGCCGACCCCCTCTCCGCCTTCCTGGCGTGGTGCGGGCGGGCCGGGGTGGAGCTCAACCCGAAG GTCCGTCTGAGCAGGGAGGGGGCGGTGGCAGGATACGGCATGTTGGCGGCCGAGGAGCTGGAGGCGGGAGAGGTCCTCGTTAGCGTCCCTCGCTCGGCGCTGCTCTCCCAGCACACCAGCCGCATCCGCACCCTCCTGCAGGACG CCCAGGAGTCCCTGCAGAGCCAGTCCGGTTGGGTgccgctgctgctggccctgctacACGAGTACACAGCCAGCAACTCCCACTGGCAGCCTTACTTCTCCCTCTGGCAGGACTTCAGGAGCCTGGATCACCCCATGTTCTG GCCTGTAGAAGAACGAACAAGGCTCCTGCAAGGCACAGGCATCCCAGAAGCTGTGGACAAGGACCTGGCTAACATCCACCTGGAGTACAGCTCCATCATCCTGCCTTTCATGGAGTCCCACCCCAACATCTTTGACCCCAAACTGCACACACTGGAGTTGTACAAGCAGCTGGTGGCATTTGTCATGGCCTACAG CTTTCAGGAACCtttggaggaggaagatgaagatgagAAGGGGCCCAATCCTCCCATGATGGTGCCTGTAGCAGATATTTTGAACCACATGGCCAACCACAATGCCAACCTAGAATATGCTCCC CAATGTTTACGAATGGTTACCACACAGCCCATCAGCAAAGGACAAGAGATCTTCAACACGTATGGGCAGATGGCCAACTGGCAGCTCCTACACATGTATGGCTTTGCAGAGCCATACCCTGGCAACACCAACGACACAGCTGACATCCAGATGGTGACAGTACGCAAAGCAGCACTGCAGC GTGCCAAAAGcgaagcacagcagcagctggtcTCAGAGCAGTGGGACTTCTTGTGCCAGCTGGAGATGGTGGGGGAGGAAGGTGCCTTTGTGCTTGGCTGGGATGAGGTGCTGACAGAAGAGGAGCTGTCCATGACCCTGAAG GTGCTGTGCATGTCCGAAGAAGAATTCAAGGAGTATAAGGAACAAGATAGCTGGGAAGATGacagtgaggaagaagaaaactctACCCTTTCGAACGAGGCTCTCTCCAAACTCAAAACCCCTTGCAAGAAGCTCCTTTACAACAGTGTGCTGCTGACCCTGGAGTCCTACGGGTCAGACTTGAAAGCAGAGCAGGACTTGCTAAATAACAAGGAGGCTTATGAGAAACTGAGTCGAAGGGAGCAGCAAGCTTTGCATGTGCGCTACGGACAGAAAAGGATCTTGCATCAGCTGCTAGAGCTGGTACGCTAG
- the SETD6 gene encoding N-lysine methyltransferase SETD6 isoform X2, whose protein sequence is MLAAEELEAGEVLVSVPRSALLSQHTSRIRTLLQDAQESLQSQSGWVPLLLALLHEYTASNSHWQPYFSLWQDFRSLDHPMFWPVEERTRLLQGTGIPEAVDKDLANIHLEYSSIILPFMESHPNIFDPKLHTLELYKQLVAFVMAYSFQEPLEEEDEDEKGPNPPMMVPVADILNHMANHNANLEYAPQCLRMVTTQPISKGQEIFNTYGQMANWQLLHMYGFAEPYPGNTNDTADIQMVTVRKAALQRAKSEAQQQLVSEQWDFLCQLEMVGEEGAFVLGWDEVLTEEELSMTLKVLCMSEEEFKEYKEQDSWEDDSEEEENSTLSNEALSKLKTPCKKLLYNSVLLTLESYGSDLKAEQDLLNNKEAYEKLSRREQQALHVRYGQKRILHQLLELVR, encoded by the exons ATGTTGGCGGCCGAGGAGCTGGAGGCGGGAGAGGTCCTCGTTAGCGTCCCTCGCTCGGCGCTGCTCTCCCAGCACACCAGCCGCATCCGCACCCTCCTGCAGGACG CCCAGGAGTCCCTGCAGAGCCAGTCCGGTTGGGTgccgctgctgctggccctgctacACGAGTACACAGCCAGCAACTCCCACTGGCAGCCTTACTTCTCCCTCTGGCAGGACTTCAGGAGCCTGGATCACCCCATGTTCTG GCCTGTAGAAGAACGAACAAGGCTCCTGCAAGGCACAGGCATCCCAGAAGCTGTGGACAAGGACCTGGCTAACATCCACCTGGAGTACAGCTCCATCATCCTGCCTTTCATGGAGTCCCACCCCAACATCTTTGACCCCAAACTGCACACACTGGAGTTGTACAAGCAGCTGGTGGCATTTGTCATGGCCTACAG CTTTCAGGAACCtttggaggaggaagatgaagatgagAAGGGGCCCAATCCTCCCATGATGGTGCCTGTAGCAGATATTTTGAACCACATGGCCAACCACAATGCCAACCTAGAATATGCTCCC CAATGTTTACGAATGGTTACCACACAGCCCATCAGCAAAGGACAAGAGATCTTCAACACGTATGGGCAGATGGCCAACTGGCAGCTCCTACACATGTATGGCTTTGCAGAGCCATACCCTGGCAACACCAACGACACAGCTGACATCCAGATGGTGACAGTACGCAAAGCAGCACTGCAGC GTGCCAAAAGcgaagcacagcagcagctggtcTCAGAGCAGTGGGACTTCTTGTGCCAGCTGGAGATGGTGGGGGAGGAAGGTGCCTTTGTGCTTGGCTGGGATGAGGTGCTGACAGAAGAGGAGCTGTCCATGACCCTGAAG GTGCTGTGCATGTCCGAAGAAGAATTCAAGGAGTATAAGGAACAAGATAGCTGGGAAGATGacagtgaggaagaagaaaactctACCCTTTCGAACGAGGCTCTCTCCAAACTCAAAACCCCTTGCAAGAAGCTCCTTTACAACAGTGTGCTGCTGACCCTGGAGTCCTACGGGTCAGACTTGAAAGCAGAGCAGGACTTGCTAAATAACAAGGAGGCTTATGAGAAACTGAGTCGAAGGGAGCAGCAAGCTTTGCATGTGCGCTACGGACAGAAAAGGATCTTGCATCAGCTGCTAGAGCTGGTACGCTAG
- the LOC128146273 gene encoding SNF-related serine/threonine-protein kinase-like isoform X2, with protein sequence MAGSQGCGEGKIAGLYDLERTLGKGHFAVVKLARHVFTGQRVAVKVIDKSKLAGEAAGQLLQEVRCMKLVQHPNVVRLYEVIDTHAKLYLILELGDGGDMFDHIMRHEGGLAETRAKHYFAQIVHAISYCHKLHVVHRDLKPENVVFFQEQGVVKLTDFGFSNRFQPGKMLTTSCGSLAYSAPEILLGDEYDAPAVDIWSLGVILYMLVCGHPPFQEANDSETLTMIMDCRYTVPPHVSAQCADLISRMLQRDPKQRASLEQIEGHAWLQGVDPSPASRCLLPLTSHKRVSEEEHEIILQAMMCGNIADRDTIQEALEADRYNHITATYFLLAERMLREKQEKQGHRLSLVYNLAKEVQSRTNLSDTFGPMGSTSGLLPFTEVPGGLAVGSRLPPLPTGGDIGGRQPPRTLLKVPAVDTTITKSTPALQQICEEEEEEEEEEEEGRPSAMERKSSSLNQEQMRAFLHARRPPGRREVWGLGAELGGRGGCLGAAWARKGVRGGRGPRAMQGDRAEPPRREEDREPGGSSAELPRERGASPSSRSSSAGVPQVLGAETTPTTLPSPMDKSPGQGAPTSPAWQPVESSGPGGTEGGAESVIKLDPGKSKGGSLRDRLLQFPLCEKALAFKFRPGSKESLLSLGQFNCCHVI encoded by the exons ATGGCCGGGTCGCAGGGCTGCGGTGAGGGGAAGATCGCGGGGCTGTATGACCTGGAGCGCACACTGGGCAAGGGCCACTTTGCTGTGGTGAAGCTGGCGCGGCACGTCTTCACCGGCCAGCGGGTGGCCGTCAAGGTGATCGATAAGAGCAAGCTggcgggggaggcagcggggcagcTCCTGCAAGAGGTGCGCTGCATGAAGCTGGTCCAGCACCCCAACGTGGTGCGCCTCTACGAGGTCATTGACACCCATGCCAAGCTCTACCTCATCCTGGAGCTGGGCGATGGCGGGGACATGTTTGACCACATCATGCGGCACGAGGGCGGGCTGGCCGAGACGCGGGCCAAGCACTACTTCGCCCAGATCGTCCACGCCATCTCCTACTGCCACAAGCTCCACGTGGTGCACCGTGACCTCAAGCCCGAGAACGTGGTCTTCTTCCAGGAGCAGGGAGTGGTCAAGCTCACCGACTTCGGCTTCAGCAACCGCTTCCAACCTGGCAAGATGCTCACCACCAGCTGCGGCTCGCTGGCCTACTCGGCACCCGAGATCCTGCTCGGGGATGAGTACGATGCCCCGGCTGTCG acATCTGGAGCCTGGGGGTCATCCTCTACATGCTGGTGTGCGGCCACCCCCCCTTCCAGGAGGCCAACGACAGCGAGACCCTCACCATGATCATGGATTGCCGCTACACTGTCCCCCCGCACGTCTCTGCACAGTGCGCTGA TCTCATCTCCAGGATGCTGCAGCGGGACCCGAAGCAGCGAGCCTCCCTGGAGCAGATCGAGGGCCATGCGTGGCTGCAGGGGGTGGACCCGTCCCCCGCCAgccgctgcctgctgcccctcACCTCCCACAAGCGTGTGTCCGAGGAGGAGCACGAAATCATCCTCCAGGCCATGATGTGCGGGAACATTGCGGATCGGGATACCATCCAGGA GGCACTGGAAGCTGACCGCTACAACCACATCACAGCCACGTATTTCCTGCTGGCGGAGAGGATGCTGCGGGAGAAGCAGGAGAAGCAGGGCCACCGCCTCAGCCTCGTCTACAACCTGGCCAAGGAGGTGCAGAGCAG GACCAACTTATCGGACACGTTCGGCCCCATGGGCAGCACCAGCGGCCTCTTGCCCTTTACAGAGGTGCCAGGCGGCCTCGCCGTGGGGTCCCggctgcctcccctgcccacTGGAGGGGACATCggcggccggcagcccccccgGACCCTGCTGAAGGTCCCCGCTGTTGACACCACCATCACCAAGAGCACCCCGGCCCTGCAGCAGATCtgcgaggaggaagaggaagaggaggaggaggaggaggaggggaggccCAGCGCCATGGAGAGGAAGAGCAGCTCGCTGAACCAGGAGCAGATGCGAGCCTTCCTACACGCCCGCCGCCCACCTGGCCGCAGGGAGGTGTGGGGACTGGGGGCCGAGCTGGGGGGCCGGGGTGGGTGCCTGGGGGCGGCCTGGGCCAGGAAGGGAGTGAGGGGGGGCCGGGGTCCCCGAGCGATGCAGGGGGACAGAGCTGAGCCCCCTaggagggaggaggacagagaGCCTGGGGGTTCCTCGGCAGAGCTCCCCAGGGAAAGGGGAGCCAGCCCATCATCccggagcagctctgctggggtcCCCCAGGTGCTGGGGGCAGAGACGACCCCCACCACCCTCCCGAGCCCCATGGACAAGTCCCCGGGGCAGGGGGCACCCACCAGCCCGGCCTGGCAGCCAGTGGAGAGCTCAGGCCCAGGGGGCACTGAGGGGGGTGCAGAGAGCGTGATCAAGCTGGACCCGGGCAAGAGCAAGGGGGGCAGCCTGCGGGACAGGCTCCTGCAGTTCCCGCTCTGCGAGAAAGCCCTGGCCTTCAAATTCCGGCCAGGCTCCAAGGAGAGCCTCCTCTCACTGGGGCAGTTCAACTGCTGCCATGTCATTTAA
- the LOC128146273 gene encoding SNF-related serine/threonine-protein kinase-like isoform X1, translated as MGVSGCPRVPRSGGGSIRISRVLGTGGGVIDGCPGPGMLGTGRWGVGGAQGAGDSDVLGILVSTVLGDLVFGGAPSPTPHCSAAPPSHSARCPSPPDAATMAGSQGCGEGKIAGLYDLERTLGKGHFAVVKLARHVFTGQRVAVKVIDKSKLAGEAAGQLLQEVRCMKLVQHPNVVRLYEVIDTHAKLYLILELGDGGDMFDHIMRHEGGLAETRAKHYFAQIVHAISYCHKLHVVHRDLKPENVVFFQEQGVVKLTDFGFSNRFQPGKMLTTSCGSLAYSAPEILLGDEYDAPAVDIWSLGVILYMLVCGHPPFQEANDSETLTMIMDCRYTVPPHVSAQCADLISRMLQRDPKQRASLEQIEGHAWLQGVDPSPASRCLLPLTSHKRVSEEEHEIILQAMMCGNIADRDTIQEALEADRYNHITATYFLLAERMLREKQEKQGHRLSLVYNLAKEVQSRTNLSDTFGPMGSTSGLLPFTEVPGGLAVGSRLPPLPTGGDIGGRQPPRTLLKVPAVDTTITKSTPALQQICEEEEEEEEEEEEGRPSAMERKSSSLNQEQMRAFLHARRPPGRREVWGLGAELGGRGGCLGAAWARKGVRGGRGPRAMQGDRAEPPRREEDREPGGSSAELPRERGASPSSRSSSAGVPQVLGAETTPTTLPSPMDKSPGQGAPTSPAWQPVESSGPGGTEGGAESVIKLDPGKSKGGSLRDRLLQFPLCEKALAFKFRPGSKESLLSLGQFNCCHVI; from the exons ATGGGGGTGTCGGGTTGCCCTAGGGTGCCGAGGAGTGGTGGTGGGAGTATTAGGATTTCCAGGGTGCTGGGGACTGGAGGTGGAGTCATAGATGGGTGCCCAGGTCCTGGGATGCTGGGGACTGGGAGGTGGGGTGTCGGGGGtgcccagggtgctggggactCTGATGTGCTGGGGATCCTGGTGTCCACGGTGCTGGGGGACCTGGTTTTTGGGGGTGCCCCATCCCCCACGCCACATTGCTCAGcagctcccccatcccacagtgCCCGATGCCCCTCCCCGCCTGACGCCGCCACCATGGCCGGGTCGCAGGGCTGCGGTGAGGGGAAGATCGCGGGGCTGTATGACCTGGAGCGCACACTGGGCAAGGGCCACTTTGCTGTGGTGAAGCTGGCGCGGCACGTCTTCACCGGCCAGCGGGTGGCCGTCAAGGTGATCGATAAGAGCAAGCTggcgggggaggcagcggggcagcTCCTGCAAGAGGTGCGCTGCATGAAGCTGGTCCAGCACCCCAACGTGGTGCGCCTCTACGAGGTCATTGACACCCATGCCAAGCTCTACCTCATCCTGGAGCTGGGCGATGGCGGGGACATGTTTGACCACATCATGCGGCACGAGGGCGGGCTGGCCGAGACGCGGGCCAAGCACTACTTCGCCCAGATCGTCCACGCCATCTCCTACTGCCACAAGCTCCACGTGGTGCACCGTGACCTCAAGCCCGAGAACGTGGTCTTCTTCCAGGAGCAGGGAGTGGTCAAGCTCACCGACTTCGGCTTCAGCAACCGCTTCCAACCTGGCAAGATGCTCACCACCAGCTGCGGCTCGCTGGCCTACTCGGCACCCGAGATCCTGCTCGGGGATGAGTACGATGCCCCGGCTGTCG acATCTGGAGCCTGGGGGTCATCCTCTACATGCTGGTGTGCGGCCACCCCCCCTTCCAGGAGGCCAACGACAGCGAGACCCTCACCATGATCATGGATTGCCGCTACACTGTCCCCCCGCACGTCTCTGCACAGTGCGCTGA TCTCATCTCCAGGATGCTGCAGCGGGACCCGAAGCAGCGAGCCTCCCTGGAGCAGATCGAGGGCCATGCGTGGCTGCAGGGGGTGGACCCGTCCCCCGCCAgccgctgcctgctgcccctcACCTCCCACAAGCGTGTGTCCGAGGAGGAGCACGAAATCATCCTCCAGGCCATGATGTGCGGGAACATTGCGGATCGGGATACCATCCAGGA GGCACTGGAAGCTGACCGCTACAACCACATCACAGCCACGTATTTCCTGCTGGCGGAGAGGATGCTGCGGGAGAAGCAGGAGAAGCAGGGCCACCGCCTCAGCCTCGTCTACAACCTGGCCAAGGAGGTGCAGAGCAG GACCAACTTATCGGACACGTTCGGCCCCATGGGCAGCACCAGCGGCCTCTTGCCCTTTACAGAGGTGCCAGGCGGCCTCGCCGTGGGGTCCCggctgcctcccctgcccacTGGAGGGGACATCggcggccggcagcccccccgGACCCTGCTGAAGGTCCCCGCTGTTGACACCACCATCACCAAGAGCACCCCGGCCCTGCAGCAGATCtgcgaggaggaagaggaagaggaggaggaggaggaggaggggaggccCAGCGCCATGGAGAGGAAGAGCAGCTCGCTGAACCAGGAGCAGATGCGAGCCTTCCTACACGCCCGCCGCCCACCTGGCCGCAGGGAGGTGTGGGGACTGGGGGCCGAGCTGGGGGGCCGGGGTGGGTGCCTGGGGGCGGCCTGGGCCAGGAAGGGAGTGAGGGGGGGCCGGGGTCCCCGAGCGATGCAGGGGGACAGAGCTGAGCCCCCTaggagggaggaggacagagaGCCTGGGGGTTCCTCGGCAGAGCTCCCCAGGGAAAGGGGAGCCAGCCCATCATCccggagcagctctgctggggtcCCCCAGGTGCTGGGGGCAGAGACGACCCCCACCACCCTCCCGAGCCCCATGGACAAGTCCCCGGGGCAGGGGGCACCCACCAGCCCGGCCTGGCAGCCAGTGGAGAGCTCAGGCCCAGGGGGCACTGAGGGGGGTGCAGAGAGCGTGATCAAGCTGGACCCGGGCAAGAGCAAGGGGGGCAGCCTGCGGGACAGGCTCCTGCAGTTCCCGCTCTGCGAGAAAGCCCTGGCCTTCAAATTCCGGCCAGGCTCCAAGGAGAGCCTCCTCTCACTGGGGCAGTTCAACTGCTGCCATGTCATTTAA
- the AGRP gene encoding agouti-related protein isoform X1 yields MERLSPRTMLNVLLLCCGLLQGIQAILTTDLSCGHLQKVSGGLEGADRARYSGLLWKVKEVSAEPVGALPTLGLEQMALEVPEADGDLVQRGSTLEPQQSLSTELQAAGREERSPRRCVRLLESCLGHQVPCCDPCASCYCRFFNAFCYCRKISSSFPCGKN; encoded by the exons ATGGAAAG GTTGTCCCCCAGGACCATGCTgaatgtgctgctgctgtgctgcggGCTACTGCAGGGGATCCAGGCCATCCTCACCACTGACCTCAGCTGTGGCCACCTGCAGAAGGTGAGTGGTGGGCTGGAGGGGGCGGACAGAGCCCGCTACTCTGGCCTGCTATGGAAAGTCAAGGAGGTGTCTGCGGAGCCAGTGG GAGCTCTCCCCACGCTGGGGCTTGAGCAGATGGCCCTGGAGGTCCCAGAAGCTGATGGTGACCTTGTGCAGAGAGGCAGCACGCTGGAACCGCAG caGTCATTGTCCACAGAACTGCAAGCTGCAGGCCGCGAAGAGCGTTCCCCCCGCCGCTGCGTCCGCCTCCTGGAATCCTGCCTTGGGCATCAGGTCCCCTGCTGCGACCCCTGTGCCTCTTGCTACTGCCGCTTCTTCAACGCTTTTTGCTACTGCAGGAAAATCAGCAGCAGTTTTCCCTGTGGCAAGAACTAG
- the AGRP gene encoding agouti-related protein isoform X2: protein MERLSPRTMLNVLLLCCGLLQGIQAILTTDLSCGHLQKVSGGLEGADRARYSGLLWKVKEVSAEPVGALPTLGLEQMALEVPEADGDLVQRGSTLEPQSLSTELQAAGREERSPRRCVRLLESCLGHQVPCCDPCASCYCRFFNAFCYCRKISSSFPCGKN, encoded by the exons ATGGAAAG GTTGTCCCCCAGGACCATGCTgaatgtgctgctgctgtgctgcggGCTACTGCAGGGGATCCAGGCCATCCTCACCACTGACCTCAGCTGTGGCCACCTGCAGAAGGTGAGTGGTGGGCTGGAGGGGGCGGACAGAGCCCGCTACTCTGGCCTGCTATGGAAAGTCAAGGAGGTGTCTGCGGAGCCAGTGG GAGCTCTCCCCACGCTGGGGCTTGAGCAGATGGCCCTGGAGGTCCCAGAAGCTGATGGTGACCTTGTGCAGAGAGGCAGCACGCTGGAACCGCAG TCATTGTCCACAGAACTGCAAGCTGCAGGCCGCGAAGAGCGTTCCCCCCGCCGCTGCGTCCGCCTCCTGGAATCCTGCCTTGGGCATCAGGTCCCCTGCTGCGACCCCTGTGCCTCTTGCTACTGCCGCTTCTTCAACGCTTTTTGCTACTGCAGGAAAATCAGCAGCAGTTTTCCCTGTGGCAAGAACTAG